From the genome of Nicotiana tabacum cultivar K326 chromosome 17, ASM71507v2, whole genome shotgun sequence:
ggtagggtagctgctaagaaataagaaaagtcacaaaattaggtaggggcggccaaatccctttggggcagatttgggccttaaaactactagtttgggccattggtttggactccaattgggctccatttcaaacacccccatttggacctcttttaagctcattttgggctcttctgggtgcccttttgctagatttcaagggccgagttcgggactcaatcttcctcctcttggacttcaatttgggccaccaaataattgtaaaacttatataatttatctcctttggtcttgagctTGTCCTCCACAATTAatagcttctttatttgcacttgaagtctaatggtcttattttgcaactctttagcttgacatattgttaaaggccatctttgagattccaaaacTTCATCCTTGtacttgaatagagttgagcttcctatgATACTATCATttccctcttcttgaagaaaattcatcctcgaatttcgaccttgcaagaaaaagaaaacacgccCTTGTAATtggcatccactaatctgaaaaactagtaggaataaaataagatagtgaccatgtatccatttaacccaattaatcctaataggtgtaaataaAGCATATGGATATCATCATCCTAACAAAATTTATGCCTACCTAGATCaatacaataaaaacctctcGTAGATGCGCCATGCAATGGAACTTGCAATTCGATCTTGTCGGTAAGGTAGTCCATAGGTATACAtgacaaagaaattataaaagattGACCACACATCCATTTAGTATAAGTATCTCTACCACATGTATCAAAGAAGATACTTTCATGATATAGCCAATTATCTACAATTAAaaatctcatggattcctctacatgaaagagtatttgatcacaagtgttacaacaatcatgcatatcatctttactagtaacaaatacttttacaagctcacattgaacatgacttgaagaatgactccccatcacacaacaaaaatcacattctagcaatttatcacatgaaaactcattagccacttgaataagagaagaagaaatatttaactcattcacaagcctcttctcataaatttcatgcctctttccaccaagttggaatacaTAATCATTTAtgtcataaacaatttcaaaaggaagcaaattactcttgcactttaacttagatcttacagttaatgacttgatgtgcatcaaaatatcatcatccacaaaaattataaagtcaccaatataagaaataagagtataattcattacctccaaaaataccttaggtgttctagaaaggccaagaatgcaaataaaccaattatacataccatacttggacttatttaccaatggaacatcatcaccttgtattcttttatgcaatggctCCAACTTAGCAATGCTTTTAGGAAACTCCATGTCATATACTGtaaataagaatgaaaatagtcaaaaggttcaataacaaagaatttaaccaagcttCTATCtcccaccatccaacaagaatagatatcgccaaattcatgttggaatccaattggatctttTGCTACCATCTCCTGCGCCTCACCACCCCTTTCAAAAGGTATTTCAACACGTGgttgcacaaaatcacaagaactaaaacaagaaagagttaatgggttaggaagtaaagaaacttttttcttgcttacactctctttggcttttatcacaagactaacattttcctcacccttagcctcttttctctcactaaagagtTTTTCTTTGCTTTCACTCAATCCCTCttgcttttctctctctacctcacaaACTTTGTTCATCTCAttaccttctctcttttcttttctttcaatacTACTCTTTACCTTacttgacatcccactcttttCACTCAAGATAACCTCTCATTTTCTctctcttggaatgtcaacatgcattcccttactcctctcattgttttctctctcatattttttcatattctctttaacaatcttttcatcttcacaaatttgtgagggagtcaaaggcccaagaatgagtttcttcccattaatctcaaaagagtatctattttttttaatactaTATGAAGCACTTCTATAGACATACCATGGCCATCCCAACAAGATATAAAAACTATTCATCGGAATGACATCACACCAAATCACATCCTCATATcttccaatagagaatggcaagaacactcttttatctacttttacccctttcaacatgtagggttcaatatgttcaacacaaggcaagttcaatttctcaaccatataagtgctaattaagttatagccaaatgctttgtcaattctaagggcataAATTGCAGACAttactttagctcttgtttgaaaaataactttaccattgtcttccttccattcggtatactgtaagtttgacttttaaagttgttgagtcatagatTTCCTCCTTCCACTGTAACTACATGTTTGAGACATCTTGACATAGATTAAGGAaaatatgtatctctcaaatttgaCTTTTTCCCtataatgctctcacctctcttgccttttttcctctcgaaataacctttgaacaaaatactttgtagatttatggttaaacccaactcatataaagttcttagtagtaaaatatagatttttggggaacaaatgaaagaagaaccaaatcctagaactattaggctcggttgaaacaagacacgaacaaaaaggaaatgattatatatttagattagaaagagtaagaaaaattaaatttttgtcttatctttgaaatctgggatcccctcttcttgtttcctttgatagtttttggaaataaattagttacaaaagaaagttcctggagagcaagcaattttttttttaaaaattgattttcgttttttttttgttttttttttaacttatttttttttttgctcttagtattcaagaaatccccagaattatcaagaacgaaactttgatagaaccgctctgataccacttgataacgacaaggtcggaAATCCAAACTatagtaagaatttgaaaagtaaatgcgaaagcaataacaataaggaattgagcaACTAGAACTAAATgacagaaaataaaggatatggaaaaattcaaggaaagaatttcaagaacttccaagaacgcaagttctatagccttgacaagatcaaagcaacaacgtcttgatttattgaagaaatcaaacgcctttacttaaaagcaaatcaaaataatagattcggatcttgaccgctttacgagtaacttgagacaacaattaataactagtattcaTCGctttctaagaataccacaaaggaatgaaagatatcacaatagagaagtaatcttactaccttgaactatgaactagtaaaggttgaaagataaatctcaaagcacaagtaacaaaggttcaaaagaactctcaaagtatgatatacttaatcaataatgaagtgtctcaatgaatgagaagaactccttatttataggagtactaaggcataaaaagttattacaattaggtagggggctgctaaggggtaacaaaatcatcaaaattaggtagggtggttgttaagaaataagaaaagtcacaaaattaggtgggggcggccaaatccctttggggcagatttgagccttaaaactactagtttgggccattggtttggactccaattgggctccatttcaaacacccccatttggacctcttttaagctcattttgggctcttctgggtgcccttttgctagatttcaagggccgagttcgggactcaatcttcctcctcttggactttaatttgggccaccaaataattgtaaaacttatataatttatctcctttggtcttgagctcgtcctccataattaaaagcttctttatttgcacttgaagtctaatggccttattttgcaactctttagcttgacatattgttaaaggccatctttgagatttcaaagcttcatccttatacttgaatagagttgagcttcctatgATGCTAtcattatttcttcttcaattgtgtgtatttttctatctattacaaggcctttatatagacataaaaagtgaagaaaatatgtcattgaatatatcattaagcatttgatatgaagatcatggaggaagagtagacatctaCCATAATTTAATATTTCTTATAACAAAATGAGCTATGAATTTGCCCTTGTATATGTTTTCATACATACTATTTGATATCTCTAGCTCATTTATAAATATTGGTGGTTAAACTACCTTGTTACGATTGCAAAATGTAAGACAAAAGAGtgagagaaaagcaaaagagaagagatGACGGTCAGTTGAGGCAAGgtaggagttgcacctactgttGAGTGACGTTGTTATTTTTACACTTTCAATGTTAGTTGGTCTTGTTGAAGGATCGAATATGAGTCACGGCTGTtaagtaggggtgtcaatggttcggttcgatcggttattttataaaattggtACCAAactaatttttcggttattctattatgtataaccaaaattagacttttcgaaaccatcTCAATCatatcggtttctcttcggtcggtatcggtacggttcggttaatttttggtaatttttaaatattatgtaAAATTCTCCAGTAGAAgcagaatgcaataacatacgttcttttataggacttaacaaaattctctagacatttttactatttaaagggtgatgaattaaaaaaaatgaaaaatggttagagtatagatccatcaattattctacaacaacgtaaaagaaaccaagcaaagacaaaaaaaatataaatcacatgAGTGGAAAGATGTTAACCAAGTTGgaactcaagaataaagtatatagaagattaaatattcaaaaagataaatctaaattatatgaaaggaaacatattcaatacattgtagtttgctactcgttatcgctagaatactttgtgtcttgctaataaagatacttgaaataacttagtttaagtagatgtagcataataggttttaggaattagtattttgaacttaattacttgttggcttgtaatagcTTGCATAATTCCAAGGcctaaagaaaaatttaatgcattattatttttaaacttactagataaatatatttttcacatgtaaaatttattcgatacggttcggtattttttcgatttatttttataaaataaaaaacctaccctaattatcggtgcggttatagatttatataaaacctacgattttttacaaaaaaaccctaaaaatcggTTTGGTGCGGTACAACTCagtcggtttagtcggttttttaATATCCATTTACACCTCTAATGTTAAGTGGCTTCATTAGTTAATCCTGTCAGTCAGTTAAAGTTGTTAGGTGATAGCTGTCACAAGCTAAGCTAATAGAGAGAGTTAGTGGAAGTTAGTTAGAGTTAGTTActtgtacatacatatatacgtagCTACTGTACACAAGTGAGGTACGGTTGATTTCAATGATAGAAAAATGATTTCATTCTCTGCTCAATTCAACCTTTCTATTTCTACTCCTAAACTTGATTGCAGGTTCTAGATgtcaacatggtatcaaagctcGCGAAGACGATCGATTCGAGCAGAttacttacaattgatttatgtaTCTAGAACTTTGTTTGTCTTGTGATTGCTTCGATTCACCTCATCTTAGGTTGAGTGGTCTTTGAGAAATTAGATattttttaaaagtgttttacTCTCATCTAAGCTCTCGATTTTTGGTCTTCAATGGCGGTCGGAGCTGTTGGTGCTAGTACAGGGACATGAGTTGAAGATACTCCTGCTAATACAATCCAATTTCGATCCAGCAGTACAATTCCAGTGGCATATCCAAGTCGCGTTGGTGTTACAGTTGTTGATCAACATCATCCAATAGTCCTTCAACCTCCTGATACTCCAGGTATCTCTTTAATCTCAATTAAGCTAACTGGACATGAAAACTATGCTCTATGGAGTAGTTCTATGCGTATTAGTTTACTAGGTAAAAACAAACTAGGTTTTGTAGATGGAAGGAATACTAAGGAGAAATTTGATACCTCTCTTTATGATTTGTGGGAAAAATATAATGCTATTGTTCTTTCATGGATAATAAACTCTGTGAGCATTGAGTTATTAAGTGGAATGGTGTATGCCACAAGTGCTCACAAGGTGTGGAGTAACCTTAGATAAAGCTTTGAAAAGGTGAATGGTTCGAGAATCATGTACTTGCATAAGCATATTGCTACCTTGTCATAGGGCATCTCATcagtgtcttcttatttttcaaaactgAAGGAGTTTTGGACTGAATTTGATGCACTCATGCCTTGCCCTGGGTATGGTTGTGAAGAATCAAAAAGATATGTAAAACATTTTGAGTATCAAAGGCTTCTACAGTCTTTAATGGGACTGAATAAGTCTTATGCACAGTCTAGTAACCAAATCCTGAATATGTCCCCTATTCCCTCTATAAACAAAGACTACTCTATGATCATCTCAGAAGAAAGTAGAAGGTTCTTGGCTGATCATACCTCAAATGTAGCAGAAATTCATGAGGGAACAACCATGTTCACCTATTGGAGGGACATATGGCACTTCAACCAACCTTGTACAAATATATGGAAATCTACCAGCATCCTCACAGGTACCCAATCTTACGAACAACCAACTTGCTCAAGTTGCAGCAAGTGGAATCCCTCAATTTACATATGAGCAGTATAACCAAATTATGCAGATGTTAGGAAAAGGAAATGAGAACAGTGGTTTACCCATGACAACAGGTATGGCGCATCATGTAACTCTTTCTGAAGATAAGCTTAAGTGGATAATTGACATGAACTTCTAATCATATGGTGCATAAGATTGATATGTTGTTTTATTTAAAACACTTGGGACAGTTTAAAGTAGGAAAATTGTGTCTACCTACAAGAGATGTAGCCACTGTAAAACACATAGGTTCCACATACATATTTTCTGGACACAAGATAACTAATGTAATGTATATACCAGAGTTCAGATATAATCTATTATCTGTCTTAAAGATTACAAAGGAGCTGAAGTGTGTAGTTATGTTCTATCCTGATTTTTGCATATTACAGGATCTCTTCGGTGGACAGGTGAAAAACATTGGTAAGGAAGGCAGTGGATTGTATGTGCTCACATCTAAGAGTATAATAAAAGCAATTGATAGTACATCTACTACAAGTAACTCAAGTTTGTTTCCAAGATCCCTCACTGTAAATACCAATGAGTATACTAGAATAAATGTAGTCTTGTAGCATAGGAGGCTAGGTCATGTACCTTTGGATATACTGAAGAAAGTAAGTGACTTTCAATTTGTGAAGATTGATGATACTGGACAACATTGTACTGTCTGTCCAGTTGCTAAGCAAACAAGGTTACCATTTTCTTTAAGTACATTAACTGCTCATTccaattttgatattattcatgCTAATGTATGGGGTCCCTACAGGGTTCCTACTTATGGTGGGAAGAGGTACTTTTTATCCATAATTGATGACCATTCCAGATTTACTCGAATTTATCTTTTACCCTCAAAATCCGAAGTAATTGTTGTTCTTTGGAATTATTTCTTAATGGTTAAAACTATTCATTCTTCTATTGTTAAAAGTCTAAGAATAGATAATGGCTGTGAATTCTTCAACACTCAAATGACATAACTGCTCCAATCACTAGGCACCATTCATCAAAGTTTGTGTGTTTACACTCCATAACAGAATGGAGTGGCTGAGAGAAGGCACAAGTATATACTCAATGTAGCAAGGAGACTCATATTTCAAGCTTCAGTTCCACTCAAATTCTGGGGAGAGTGTGTTATTACTGTGGTCTATATTATAAACATGCTACCTACATCAACACTCAAAGGTAGGACACTACATGAAATACTTCATAATGCTCCTGTTTCTCTCACTCATTTGAGAGTGTTTGGATGCCTAGGTTATGTGTCATAGGTAAGAAGGACAGACAAATTTACTCCTAGAGCTGTTCCTGCAGTATTCCTTGGGTATTCTGTGGTTTAGAAGGGCTATAAGATGTATACATTAGCCTCCAAGGAGTTTATAGTCAGTAGATGTCATGatccaaaacccactataggtcgtgatggcgcccaacatcgccgttaggcaagccaacggtgaactaccaacttaattattcattttattaattttgagatcatgaattttattaaataaagaaatttgtACATTTCAAATCATGGATGCATACACAATTAGTAAGATATAAAGATGAAAGGTGACAATGTTGTGCAAACCTATAAAATGTCatttaaaatatcccaaaatctggtgtcacaagtgcatgagtatttgcTAAGGAGTGAAATACTTATACAACAACTGTTTGGAAAATAAAATAggcaggataaagtaaataaatgagACGGAGACTCTGAGGGCTGCAGTGTGTAGCATAGGAAGCAGTTCACAATAAAATCCTCTCAGCAGTTGCGCCTACGTGCCaggatgatcaccaaatgaacctgtcagatcctgcacgttcagtgcagaagtatagtgtgagtacgtaaatcaacgcgtacccagtaagtatctagtctaacctggagaagtagtgacgtgggatcaacatcgacacttactagtggtctaataaataAAATGCAGGAATCATAAGCAGGAATGAAATACAATAGGATCAATAGAATTAGGAATAGTAGATAATGAAATCTATTAAAGAATATCATCAATTTAAAAATCCCCAAGTGCCACACGCTATCTCGACAAATAAAAACTATCAATTAAATATTCGATCTCAGTTCATAAAGAGAATATCACGTAATTTACAAGTTTAATCAATAGGGTAATCTCGTGGGTATTCGGACTCCTAGCGATTTTATGTAtaaattatgccgaggtcattcggcccgatccatatagtcgtgtacatacactgccgaggtcgtacgacccgatccatggatgcatctcaTATTTACATATActatcgaggcgttcggcccgatccctAGGAAGAGAAGAAACTTATCGACTTACAAATCGTGTATTTACTATACAGGGTTAGAGACATAACGTAAACATGATATTTACCATCAATCGATTATCCTGCCAAATAGCTCACGGAAGTGAGATTCGATCTAACATGATCTTTATCAACTTTTACTTATAGTCTTCAAATAATTTAGCTAACAATTAAATTCAAGTAATACAATTTATTGCATGGTAAAGTCCtatgtctacccggacataatcatgAATCTAGCtatgtatggactctcgtcatctcgtgtatATGTAGCctccacaacaagtagcacatatcaaatacatcacctagggggtagtttctccctcacaaggttagacatgagacttacctcgctccgaagttccataaccggctccaacgcctctctaacacctcaaaccaatgcccatcaattcgaaactagtcaaacaatgtgcaaatcaatcaaaatatactccaatgcttataatttaacaatttataacaattctcaacttcgcttgaaaagtcaacaaagtcaaccctcagtcCCACGTGCtcagattccgaaatttttcaaaaataaacattacccataataccacgaatccaaatatatcatttattcttaatttcatgttcaatttcgtggtcaaaatttaaaaataccaattctaggtcttctaccaGAAATCCCACATTTTTCACTTAAATTTTTGAATTAACAAGCCTAAATTCGTGTATATGACTCACAACGTGTAGAAATCACTTAACTAatgattgatgatgaaaatggcgCTCCAACATTACTCCAAaagtcggctcccatggaagaaataaagtgaaaatgagccaaccCCCCGATTTAAAACAACACTGCCCAGCCCGATCTTCTTCCCGAACGTGGCCttaccctcgtgttcgcgaagaggaacctGCTCCAGCTCCAATActcctctacgtgaacgcgagagaGGAGTTTCAAACGTGATGCTTCACCAGGCCATATCTTCACAGACACGACCACTCCAATGAGAACGCGAAAGCCAAGCTTCCAGGCCCAGCCTTttcccctatgcgaacgcgataacCTGTCGCGAACGCGGTGCACATCCGCCCACACCTTCACGAACGTGGGATCTAATCGCGAACACGTTGAACAAAAGTCCTCCAGCTGAAATcctacttcgcgaatgcgagcagccctacgcgttcgtgatgaacaacaccagaaccagcaacaacAAGCAGCAAAACATCGATAAATAATTTGAAaataccccgaaactcacccgaggctcccgggaccctgtccaatcacactaaaaagtcccaataccttatctGAACTTATTCAAAGGTTTGAAACTccatgaataacatcaaaattacaaaTCGATGATCAAAAttcttctttcaactttcaaatactcaaacttcgacgaacgcatttgaatcatacttaaacattccggaatgacgccaaactttacatACAAGGcttaaatcatgatacgaacctattccaaggctcgtaatcccaaacagacatcaatcacatcaaaatccatttcaaatcaaacttagaaatttctaaaaccttcaaatgctaacttttcacaataagcgccaaaatgctcccgggacacccgaatatacgcccaagtccaaaatcatcatacgagccTATTGGAAGCTTCAAATCGcaattccgaagtcgtttacttaaaagtcaaaccttgatcaactcttccaacttaaagcttccgaattgagaattttccatccgaatcaactccgatCTTCCCGAAATTCATTcccgactacgcgtacaagtcataaaacatgaagtgaagctacttgaGGCCTTAAACCATCAAACAACATGCTAGAGCTTAAAATGATCGATCAGATCATTATAGTAGAGATGTGGTATTCAAGGAAGATGTTCTATACCTTCAAACACACTACCTATCCTATATCATCAGTATTTCCTATCTTAAAATTTTCTCCTGACACTAGTTCTGAAAGCAGCATAACAGTACCCCCTTCAAGTTAGCAGTGTTTCTCACTCTCCTACTGTTGAGCAATCTATTGAACCATCTGTTGATTCATTAGCTTCTACTGAGGTTTTAAATTCATCAACTGCTTCAGACACCAGTACACCATTTGCAGAGATTCCTGCTGAAACTTCAGCACCTGTGTTACCTACTGAAGCTTCTAAACCTAGCAGAAAATCTCTAAGAGTGTCCAAACCACCATTATGGATGAAGTATTATGTTCTTCCAACCCAAGGAAAGTCCAACTGTTGTTACCCTCTATCAAAC
Proteins encoded in this window:
- the LOC142171975 gene encoding uncharacterized protein LOC142171975 gives rise to the protein MISFSAQFNLSISTPKLDCSSTIPVAYPSRVGVTVVDQHHPIVLQPPDTPGISLISIKLTGHENYALWSSSMRISLLGKNKLGFVDGRNTKEKFDTSLYDLWEKYNAIVLSWIINSVSIELLSGMVYATSAHKGISSVSSYFSKLKEFWTEFDALMPCPGYGCEESKRYVKHFEYQRLLQSLMGLNKSYAQSSNQILNMSPIPSINKDYSMIISEESRRFLADHTSNVPNLTNNQLAQVAASGIPQFTYEQYNQIMQMLGKGNENSGLPMTTGMAHHFKVGKLCLPTRDVATVKHIGSTYIFSGHKITNDLFGGQVKNIGKEGSGLYVLTSKSIIKAIDSTSTTSNSSLFPRSLTIDDTGQHCTVCPVAKQTRLPFSLSTLTAHSNFDIIHANVWGPYRVPTYGGKSVSHSPTVEQSIEPSVDSLASTEVLNSSTASDTSTPFAEIPAETSAPVLPTEASKPSRKSLRVSKPPLWMKYYVLPTQGKSNCCYPLSNYVSYDNISSAYSSSLSAYLAIIEPKFCNEIVQNPKWIAFMKSGITALEENKTWSIVDLPDGKVPIGCKWVFKVKYTALEKVKRYKTRLVAKGSCPQLILQTRCDLQCLKFKMKDLGELKFFLGIKFVRSRKGIVMNQRKYALELIAELGLGRAEPADASLEPNQKLTSTNYDDFINSQSTRNT